The Nothobranchius furzeri strain GRZ-AD chromosome 6, NfurGRZ-RIMD1, whole genome shotgun sequence genome includes a region encoding these proteins:
- the scoca gene encoding short coiled-coil protein A produces the protein MNCDIDGDLENQVEMEEKTRLINQVLELQHTLEDLSARVDAVKEENLKLKSENQVLGQYIENLMSASSVFQTTDTKSKRK, from the exons ATGAACTGCGACATAGATG GAGACCTGGAGAACCAAGTGGAGATGGAGGAAAAGACGAGGTTAATAAATCAAGTTTTGGAACTTCAGCACACACTAGAAG ACCTGTCGGCACGAGTTGACGCCGTCAAGGAGGAGAACCTGAAGCTGAAGTCGGAGAACCAGGTCCTGGGTCAGTACATCGAGAACCTCATGTCTGCTTCGAGCGTCTTCCAGACCACCGACACCAAGAGCAAACGGAAGTAA